The following proteins are encoded in a genomic region of Oceanisphaera profunda:
- a CDS encoding retention module-containing protein translates to MEATRIESAIQVTNLQGRAFIIGANGITKAVTVGQVLAPGMVLLTDTNTQITYADAPTAPKVAATSINEAADTAPVTASDIAAIQAAILAGEDPSKLFEAPAAGNPTPTGVFNGSSGNAGFVVIDRVGDSLIAEAGYDTAFANALGPFVFEELGDLLADDGLDGDVNDDAPPLASNSIPELVIEVDPPLTPTNSFPQAGNNVAFVEERALDPNGSNAPSDNESTTGRFTINTGNDELGKLEVQGADGLWVDVTLGGTVPGAYGTVTVTVENGEYLWRYDLTGAIEHPKANKTDGEDTLPESFAVRVTDDDGDQASGQLTIHILDDGPIAYADTNSVSEGGTAEGNVLTDGAKPDEFGADGAAAGGGVVGVKAGADTSAPATGNLDSAFAGTYGTLTLNANGSYTYTKNANTELPKDAKDIFTYTIQDGDGDLSTTTLTINLSDSGIVVTPSTEVEVYEKALDLEKDGDDLAAGTVEGSDPDDTRETATGQLAATGGSGTLTYSLVSSTEGTYGQIQLNADGSYTYTLTSPVTSTTDNDGANTELGKETFTYTVTDANGNSQQGTISIDIVDDVPEAKSDIKDVGEGGSVGGNVLDNDEFGADGRYGVTDKDIDDRHGVVGVMKGDTGTAVLNGVSTVIEGDFGSLTLNADGSYTYTSNANTELPDDAQDVFTYTIQDGDGDQSTTTLTINLSDSGLAISESPTLVVYEKALDLEKDGDDLAAGTVEGSDPDDTRETATGQLAATGGSGTLTYSLVSSTEGTYGQIQLNADGSYTYTLTSPVTSTTGNDGANTELGKETFTYTVTDANGNSQQGTISIDIVDDVPEAVDDNFSVVEGGLPCYNLMLIIDTSESMQHENRLVLAKEALINLINSYEGKASELRISVIDFGSDVKGTRVDMTAAEAIEHIDSLTADGYTNYADPLNQAQTILTGQLENDKEGEVHRVYFISDGGPNRGVAPADWQVFVDDENIDVTAVAVGIEGDWAIDELDKVGNSGDETLEIESADELDATLQGTVPTSTVVTGNVLDNDEGGADGVGRVISVTYGEDTYEVPENGSVDIITSDGVFTMKSTGDFTYTGPGDVPEAGLKESFGYTMTDGDGDTSSATLNITVKDGGQTQPDVVDNEESDGNGGNNGGEGSTCPLSGYWIDHISLPHVAASFAGLWGAALAAADLLIDMGDINTGINLSWQNCPDGIELTREDRFDGESYVGERLIAFIDNQLEQAGSPLFFTLDMNIDGSYEFDLHNLDPMYSGASLVGDLLKFEFTAKGVNGEETSHPFSIEIDSEVQHLSGSALAGTIQTEVNDKLHILGLDGDDKLAGGDDIDVLIGGLGNDELSAGMGNNLLNGDEGIDTFIFTEIDPGSINVITDFTPENRLDLSALLTDAGLDDLSDYLSFSLDNGDTLLQVSADNGNSQQIRFENVDLLAMYGSANSVELVNSMLEDQVLVINS, encoded by the coding sequence ATGGAAGCCACTCGCATTGAAAGCGCCATACAAGTCACTAACTTGCAAGGTCGTGCCTTTATTATTGGTGCTAACGGCATCACTAAAGCGGTGACAGTCGGCCAAGTATTAGCGCCGGGTATGGTATTACTGACCGACACTAATACCCAAATTACCTACGCAGATGCACCTACTGCTCCCAAAGTAGCCGCCACCTCGATTAACGAAGCCGCAGACACAGCTCCTGTCACGGCAAGTGACATTGCTGCTATTCAAGCCGCGATTTTAGCCGGCGAAGACCCGAGTAAATTATTTGAGGCGCCCGCCGCGGGTAATCCTACGCCGACCGGTGTGTTTAATGGCAGCAGTGGTAATGCGGGCTTTGTGGTAATTGATAGAGTGGGAGATAGCCTGATAGCAGAAGCGGGTTACGATACGGCCTTTGCCAATGCGCTCGGGCCCTTTGTTTTTGAAGAATTAGGTGATTTATTAGCAGATGATGGCTTAGACGGTGATGTTAATGACGATGCTCCTCCTTTAGCTTCTAATTCTATTCCTGAGTTAGTTATAGAGGTCGACCCCCCTCTAACCCCCACCAATAGTTTTCCTCAGGCCGGCAATAACGTCGCGTTCGTCGAAGAACGTGCCTTAGATCCCAATGGTAGTAATGCTCCTAGTGACAATGAAAGCACCACGGGTCGGTTTACTATCAATACCGGTAATGATGAGTTAGGTAAGTTAGAAGTGCAGGGCGCCGATGGCCTTTGGGTAGATGTGACTCTGGGTGGCACAGTTCCTGGTGCATATGGCACCGTCACGGTAACGGTGGAGAATGGTGAGTATCTGTGGCGCTATGACTTAACGGGCGCTATTGAACATCCTAAAGCAAATAAAACCGATGGCGAAGATACCTTGCCAGAAAGCTTTGCCGTTCGTGTCACCGATGATGATGGCGATCAGGCGAGTGGCCAGCTAACCATCCATATTCTAGACGATGGCCCTATAGCGTATGCGGATACGAACAGCGTGAGTGAAGGCGGTACTGCCGAAGGCAACGTGCTCACCGATGGCGCCAAACCTGATGAGTTTGGTGCCGATGGCGCCGCAGCAGGTGGTGGCGTGGTGGGCGTTAAAGCAGGCGCAGATACCAGTGCACCAGCCACGGGGAACCTAGACAGTGCGTTTGCGGGCACCTACGGCACCCTGACGTTAAACGCCAATGGCAGTTACACCTATACCAAAAATGCTAACACCGAGCTGCCGAAAGACGCGAAAGATATCTTTACCTACACCATCCAAGATGGTGACGGGGATCTGAGTACCACAACGTTGACGATTAATCTGTCAGACAGTGGCATTGTGGTCACGCCCTCCACGGAAGTGGAAGTGTATGAAAAAGCGTTGGATTTAGAAAAAGATGGCGACGATCTGGCGGCCGGTACTGTGGAGGGCAGTGATCCTGACGATACCCGTGAAACGGCCACGGGACAGCTCGCAGCGACGGGCGGCAGTGGTACTTTAACCTACAGCTTAGTAAGCAGTACCGAAGGGACTTACGGCCAAATACAACTTAATGCAGATGGCAGTTACACCTATACCCTGACGTCGCCCGTGACCTCCACCACCGATAATGACGGTGCCAACACCGAGTTGGGTAAAGAAACATTTACCTACACGGTGACCGACGCCAACGGCAATAGCCAACAAGGCACCATCAGTATCGATATTGTCGATGATGTGCCTGAAGCCAAGTCTGATATCAAAGACGTGGGTGAAGGTGGCAGCGTTGGCGGTAACGTGTTAGATAATGATGAGTTTGGTGCCGATGGCCGATACGGCGTGACTGATAAAGATATTGATGATCGTCACGGTGTAGTTGGCGTGATGAAAGGAGATACCGGCACCGCAGTATTGAATGGTGTGAGCACTGTGATTGAAGGAGACTTTGGATCGCTCACACTGAATGCCGATGGCAGTTACACTTACACCAGTAATGCCAATACTGAGCTGCCAGACGACGCGCAGGATGTATTTACCTACACCATCCAAGATGGTGACGGCGATCAGAGTACCACTACCTTGACCATTAATCTGTCAGACAGCGGCTTAGCCATTAGTGAGTCACCGACATTGGTAGTCTACGAAAAAGCGTTGGATTTAGAAAAAGATGGCGACGATCTGGCGGCCGGTACTGTGGAGGGCAGTGATCCTGACGATACCCGTGAAACGGCCACGGGACAGCTCGCAGCGACGGGCGGCAGTGGTACTTTAACTTACAGCTTAGTAAGCAGTACCGAAGGGACTTACGGCCAAATACAACTTAATGCAGATGGCAGTTACACCTATACCCTGACGTCGCCCGTGACCTCCACCACCGGTAATGACGGTGCCAACACCGAGTTGGGTAAAGAAACATTTACCTACACGGTGACCGACGCCAACGGCAATAGCCAACAAGGCACCATCAGTATCGATATTGTCGATGATGTGCCTGAAGCCGTAGACGACAACTTCAGCGTGGTTGAGGGTGGCTTGCCCTGTTATAACTTGATGCTGATCATCGATACCTCGGAGAGTATGCAACATGAAAACAGACTCGTTCTGGCCAAGGAAGCCTTAATTAATCTAATCAACAGCTATGAGGGTAAAGCGTCTGAGTTACGGATTAGCGTGATTGATTTTGGGAGCGATGTTAAAGGAACTCGAGTAGATATGACTGCTGCAGAGGCCATTGAGCATATCGATAGCTTGACGGCGGATGGGTATACCAACTATGCCGATCCCTTGAATCAAGCCCAGACTATTCTGACTGGTCAGCTCGAGAATGATAAAGAGGGTGAAGTACACCGAGTGTATTTTATTTCCGATGGTGGCCCCAACAGAGGAGTTGCTCCCGCAGACTGGCAGGTTTTTGTCGATGATGAAAATATCGATGTGACTGCCGTAGCGGTCGGCATAGAAGGGGATTGGGCGATAGACGAGCTTGATAAAGTCGGCAACAGTGGCGACGAAACTCTGGAGATTGAAAGTGCTGACGAGCTGGATGCTACCCTGCAGGGCACTGTGCCGACCTCGACGGTAGTTACGGGTAATGTGCTGGATAATGATGAGGGCGGAGCCGATGGTGTAGGCCGAGTGATTTCCGTAACCTACGGCGAAGATACTTACGAGGTGCCGGAAAATGGTTCGGTGGATATTATTACTAGCGACGGTGTTTTTACCATGAAGTCGACGGGTGACTTTACCTATACAGGTCCGGGGGATGTGCCTGAGGCTGGTCTCAAAGAATCCTTCGGTTACACCATGACAGACGGTGATGGTGATACCAGCAGCGCCACGCTGAACATTACCGTTAAGGATGGCGGACAGACCCAGCCTGACGTCGTAGACAATGAGGAAAGCGACGGCAACGGCGGAAATAATGGAGGAGAAGGCTCGACCTGTCCGCTCTCTGGCTATTGGATAGATCATATTAGTCTGCCTCATGTCGCCGCATCCTTTGCGGGGCTCTGGGGCGCGGCACTAGCGGCGGCCGACTTGCTGATCGACATGGGCGATATTAATACGGGTATTAACCTGTCGTGGCAGAATTGCCCCGACGGTATTGAACTGACCAGAGAAGATAGATTTGATGGTGAGAGTTATGTGGGTGAACGCCTGATAGCCTTTATCGATAACCAACTGGAACAGGCCGGTAGTCCGCTGTTTTTCACGCTGGATATGAATATCGATGGCAGCTACGAGTTCGACCTGCATAACTTGGATCCTATGTATAGCGGAGCTTCACTAGTGGGAGACCTGTTGAAGTTTGAATTTACCGCGAAAGGAGTTAACGGAGAGGAAACGAGCCATCCGTTTAGTATCGAGATCGACAGCGAAGTCCAGCATTTGTCTGGCTCGGCGCTGGCCGGCACCATTCAGACCGAGGTGAATGATAAGCTGCATATTCTTGGGCTGGACGGTGACGACAAGCTGGCGGGTGGTGACGACATCGATGTGCTGATAGGTGGACTCGGCAACGACGAACTGAGTGCTGGAATGGGTAATAACCTACTGAACGGTGATGAGGGCATAGATACCTTTATTTTCACCGAGATTGATCCTGGGTCGATCAATGTCATCACGGACTTTACCCCAGAGAACAGACTGGATCTGAGTGCCTTGCTGACGGATGCAGGCCTTGACGATCTTTCCGATTACCTGAGCTTTAGCCTGGATAACGGCGACACCTTACTTCAGGTCTCTGCGGATAATGGAAATAGCCAACAGATACGGTTTGAAAATGTCGATTTGTTAGCTATGTATGGCTCTGCCAATAGCGTTGAGCTGGTCAACAGCATGCTTGAAGATCAGGTTCTGGTCATCAATAGCTGA